The window GCTGGTCAGAGCCCACGATCTGGTATCTCATGGTCTGTGGCCTAACAAATTTATCTTCCTGCTCCTGTTCCAGATCATACCTTCTGGATTGCTTCTGCCCTCCAGACTTGAGGCCTATTTCTCTTTATTTGGTATGTCTCAGTAGAATGATCTGATTTTTATACCCTTGTCAgactttttacaaaaataatttaatagatAAGAAAAGAATCCTTTTTCAGCTCACGTGGCTCACTTTTTGTTTGAAAAACAGTCCCTGTGCCCATAAAAAGGAAAGGGTCGCCAAGCCCAGTCTCCTCCCAGCCCTGTTCCCACCAGGTCACAGGCAGAGTTGGGGACTGGGAGGCTGGGGAACCTTCCAGGAAAAACATCAGGCCCGAGTTGGAACCCAGTTGTCCAATCTGGGTCTGGCAAGGGGCTGGCCCTGTGCCCACCTAGACTGGCCCATTTCCTCCTAGACTGAGGCAAGTTTCCTGCCCAGAGGGAACAAGCACACTCCCAGGCAGAGGGAGGTTGGGTCCTGTACTGGGGGAGGGGCATCCACAGGCACTTCCCCCACCTCAGCTACCCTGAGTCTGCAATGTGCCTCCTGGGAGTAGGATGGAGAGCAGGGGATCAGAAGCTGGGCTCGAGCTTCTGAGTTCAAGGAATGAGCTGGAACCACCGTCCAGCCTTGGGGCCAGTCGGTCCCTGGATCTCAGGTGCACCCAGGACAGGGAGTAGAATCCTAGGCCGGACTCTGTCTGCTCCAAAGCAACAGGCTTTGGCTGAGAAGTTCCATCAGAACCTGGAATCCTCCAAGAACCTTCTCCAGGTCCCGCCTCCTCCCAGGTgcctcctctgcctctcccagaCAACTGGACCCTCACAACCTGTTTGGAAGTCCCTTGGCTGGGAGTCTCCTTTGCCCTATGGGGTCTCTTCTGGAAAAGGACCCCTGAGTTGGGGCCCTCAATCCCCATGGATGCAAATTGCTCTGTGGGCTGGTGCCTGGACCAGGAGATCATAGGTATAGTACAGCCTCAGGTTAACTTGGACAAAAGGTGGTGGGAGCCACATTCCAGAATTTACCAGGAATGGACCTGCCATATTTACTATGCCCACCTCTGTTAACTTCCCTGGCTTCAATTCTTCTATAAGAAGTGAGGAGCAGGGAGCTTGTGTGGCACTTGAACTCTGGATGTCAGGCTACctgaattcaaatcctggctttgccaTTAACTAGCTGTGGTCCCTTGAGTaatttccttaacctctctgaaccctaaccctaaccctataaAAAGCAATAACAGTACCTGTCTGTTGGGTCTGcattaaaatgaaatgagataataaagatgcttagcacagtgcctgacagatGATAGTTGTTCTTCTGCTAGGTTCAGAGAGGGGCAGTGGCctacccaaggccacacagcaggtaAGCAGAGTTGTTGGTGCCTAACCTTTCTTCCATATACTCTGGCCTTTGTGAGCTGGGTCCTGCAGGGGATACAAGGCTGACACGGCTGAGATGGGAAGGATCCCCATGTAAGGGTCAGAGGTGGGGGACCCAAGGGCACCAACAGAGGCCCAGCATCATACCCCCTCCACTGGTCTCAACCTGGGATGGGACAGGACACAGGTATCCTCCACCCAAGACAGCCAGGGGGCCCTAGACCACGTGCCCATCCATGCCACTGCATCCGCGTCACCTCTTCAGCCACCTCCACGTCAAATTCCTGAATCCCAGGGACCCAGCTAGGCACACATCCCAGGAGCCTGCCCCAGTTAGAAGACCTCTGTCGCCTTAGACGAGCCGCTTCACCTCTCAGTGTGTTCATGATTCTAAGAAAAATCTGAGAAAGTCACCTTTATTGTTTGTGGacagggcagggaggtggggaacGGGGGAAGCCATCATGGGGACACAAGTCCCCCCAGTGCCCCTGGGAAGGCAGGTCTAGGGGGCCTGTTTCTGTTCCCCCGccctgagaaaaaggaaaaggttaACCCAGCGGCCTCCAGGTACTCCCACCCTCTGAGGGACCCAGCCCCAAAACCTCCTGGCCCTCCCACGGATCCCCAGTATTCCAGGTTGGGGGCAGCCTTGCTGTTCTGCCTCCAGGCAGTATGCTGGGGTCAAGGCCTCCAGGTGAGCCTGAGTGGACCTGAGAGACTCCCAAGTCCTTGCTGAGGTCACTCAAGAGGTGGCCGTCCCCTCCTTGGGCTGGGCAGGGGCTGAGGGCTGGGGCTGGCTTGGAGCTGACACCGAAGGCCTCTGGGGTGGAAAATCCTGAGGGGAGACAGGGAGGAAAGGATGGAGGTGCCACTCAATCTCCCCATCCCATGGGGGCACTCAGGCCTCCAATTTTCCAGGATGTTTCTCTCATTTGGGGCTCTGGGGCACAGGATGGGGTGGGCtatggatggggtgggggtgcccCTCAATTGCCCCATTCCTAGTGACCTGGGCTTCTGAGGGGTCAAAAGGTAACCCTGACTTGGTGAGGTTCCCGGGGCTGTCTGGAGCAGGGCTTCAGTGTCTGGGGGACCTTCAGGGCGGGGGTGCCCACCTGTATCTGGCAAAGATCAAGCAGGGTGCGGACGCCCACCAGGCACCAGAGCTCGCCCAGCAGGGAGATGAGGATGCCCAGGAGGTCCAGCCAGCGGCCCACGGTCAGCAGCAGCACGAAGAGACCGCACATGCGCACCAGCACCGTCTGGACGTGGCTCTTCAGGCCGGGGCGCTGCCGCTGCTCCTCTGCAAACACAGGGTCCCTGTCACTGGCCGCCTGCCTGATCCCCGCGGCCCCACCCTGAGGTCCGGCTGAGTTGGGGCCTGGACCTCCCAGCTCCCCCACCGCTTTCCTCCTCAGGAAGGTGTGAGCCTTTCCCTCTGCAGGCAgcccccctcccttcctctgtgcCCCATCTCCACTCTGCAACTACAGGGCACCAGGCATTTCTTCCTCCCGGGCCTCACTGCCCACCCAGGGTCTAGCCCTGGAGTCGTCCTGACTCCTCTCTTTCCTGCATTCCCAAGTCCGATCCATCAGTGAGCCCTGCAGGCTCTTTCTGCTTTCATCTCTCAAATCAGCTTTCTCACTGGGCTCCCGGCTTCTAGTCTAGACCCCACAACTCAGCGTGTACTCAGCAGCCAGTAGCCTTCGAAACACACTAACAAGATGGAATCATTCCTCTGCTTATAATCCTCCCAGGACGTCCCCCTGCATCTGGAATAAACTCCAGACTCCTTACCTTACAAGGAGGTCCTGCGCCATCTGATCGGAGTCCACTCTCCAACCTCATCTCAGGCTCGCTAACTCTAACCATCCCAGTTTTCTTGTGGTCCATCAAGCGTGCTAGGCTCATTCCCACATCAGGGCCTCTGCATCTCTGCCCTGTTTGCCTGACTGCCCTTCCTTGTCCTGTCTCTTCGGCCCCATCCTTACCCTGCAGCCAGGTGGCTCCTCCTCAGGCCCAGATCTGAACAGGTCACTCGCCCCTGCTTAAAACCCTGCAGCAGCGTCTGAACAGACTGCCTCACCTGGCTGATGACAGCTCTCCATTGGGCCCTATGAACCCGGCCAGTCTCGTCCCCTCCCTGCTGTTTTCAGGCCTTGAATCCCCTCTGGGCTTTGGTATACATGATTCCCTCTGTCGTGATCTCTCCCAGGGGCTCCTGCTTATCCTTTGAGGCCCAATTCAAGTCCCCCTGCACCCTGTACCCTTCGCTGTCCACTGCATGGTTGTTGTTACCAGACTGGGTGCTCTGGGATGGCAGGGGCCAGATCTGAGTGTTGTCGTCCTCCCCAGGGCCTAGCACAGCACTGGGCCCAGGTCAGACGGTAGGGTATGAGTGTCAAGTGAATCAGCTGCTGCCCGTGGCCCTTACCCTGCATGTAGATGACCAGCAGGGTGTAGCAGATGGTGAGAGGCGTCCAGAAGCGCACGGCCTCTGAGGTGGTCAGGAAGTCCCGGTTGATGAGGGCCACGGCGGCCAGGTTGCCCACTATAAAGGTCACGGCCAGGGTGCGGCCCAGCAGCCGGGGGAGGTGGTGCGCGCCCGCCAGCAGGCTCAGGCAGACCCCACAGTAGCGCTGGCTGCTGTGCAGCTCGTAGCACCGGCAGACGTGGTGGCGGAGGCGCCGGGCGCCTGTGCTGAGCAGCGCTGCCAGCCCCAGGCCCAGCATCAGGTTCAGCGTGCCATGCGGGGCGCCCTCCTGCAGGAAGCTCAGGCCACAGGTCAGCCCGCAGCCCAGAGAGTACTGGCACAGCAGGTACAGCTGCAGCTTCTCGGTGCCCTGGGAGCCCTGGGAGGGTAGGGGGGACAATGATGGGGGCTAAGGCCGCTCGTCATCCTGGGGGGACCCAGAGGGTGTCACAGTACAGATGCTCCACTCTGTAGGAGGCTGGAGCCTGAAGGAACCTCAGGGATCGTTCCCAGAGAGGAAATACTGCCTTCAGGTCAAGCCTACTGGGATcgtctcttttgtctttttaaatttattttttggccaagtCATGCAGGCATGTGTgatttttagttccctgaccaaggatcgaacccaccaCACCTCCTACATtaaaaacacagagtcttagccactggactgccagggaagtttcaTTACTGTATCATTTCTTTCAGCTTAATTTCAGTCATGGTTATTACTTGGGACTGGTCTGCTGGCTGAAGAGTGGCAGCTCAGAGCCTTGAAGAACTGGGTTTAAAGCCTGACTCTACTTCTTGCTGGTTGTTGACCATGGATAAGCCactctgcctctctgagccttagtttcccaCATGTGAAACTGG is drawn from Bubalus kerabau isolate K-KA32 ecotype Philippines breed swamp buffalo chromosome 5, PCC_UOA_SB_1v2, whole genome shotgun sequence and contains these coding sequences:
- the TMEM82 gene encoding transmembrane protein 82, with product MFSLLSPTSWLPSLPSLDWGSGLLDALLQGLVGACAVSILNNLLKVYFFVGCANHPELHLEKQRLQARWASLETVHLAGLALILTVVGVRVAALVVLEFSLRAVSMLLSLDKGSQGTEKLQLYLLCQYSLGCGLTCGLSFLQEGAPHGTLNLMLGLGLAALLSTGARRLRHHVCRCYELHSSQRYCGVCLSLLAGAHHLPRLLGRTLAVTFIVGNLAAVALINRDFLTTSEAVRFWTPLTICYTLLVIYMQEEQRQRPGLKSHVQTVLVRMCGLFVLLLTVGRWLDLLGILISLLGELWCLVGVRTLLDLCQIQDFPPQRPSVSAPSQPQPSAPAQPKEGTATS